A window of the Gossypium arboreum isolate Shixiya-1 chromosome 2, ASM2569848v2, whole genome shotgun sequence genome harbors these coding sequences:
- the LOC108474529 gene encoding uncharacterized protein LOC108474529: MAKEFTVPPVVFPSGGGVNPSVGNINQRRVPTAPFQPSRPPSSSSALPFMSFDMGSATSSSVSLGGSISSSAATGSASFEDEEPLLDELGIHPDQIWYKTRSILNPLRVNPTAHKDSDLSGPIFLYLSLCLFQLLAGKIQFGVILGWIVVSSIFLYVVFNMLAGRNGNLDLHTCTSVVGYCMLPVVIFSAASLFIPQGTSVARYAVAGIFVVWATRACTNLMVALADGGEEHRGLISYACFLIYTLFSLLVIF, encoded by the coding sequence ATGGCGAAAGAATTCACGGTGCCGCCGGTGGTCTTCCCCTCCGGCGGCGGAGTCAACCCTTCCGTCGGAAACATCAACCAACGCCGGGTACCCACTGCGCCATTCCAACCCTCACGCCCTCCTTCCTCCTCTTCCGCTTTACCCTTCATGTCTTTTGATATGGGTTCGGCCACATCGTCGTCGGTATCCTTAGGCGGTTCAATCTCCTCCTCCGCAGCAACCGGATCCGCTTCATTCGAAGACGAAGAGCCCCTTCTCGATGAACTCGGTATCCACCCGGATCAAATCTGGTACAAGACCAGATCCATCCTCAACCCTCTCCGGGTGAACCCGACGGCCCATAAAGACTCCGACTTATCAGGCCCTATCTTTCTCTACTTATCCCTCTGCTTATTCCAACTCCTCGCTGGCAAGATCCAATTCGGCGTCATCCTTGGCTGGATCGTCGTCTCCTCGATTTTCCTCTATGTCGTTTTCAATATGTTAGCGGGTCGCAACGGCAACCTAGATCTTCATACGTGTACGAGCGTGGTTGGTTATTGTATGTTACCGGTGGTGATCTTCTCTGCAGCATCGCTTTTTATTCCCCAGGGGACTAGCGTTGCTAGGTACGCCGTGGCGGGGATTTTCGTTGTTTGGGCCACTAGGGCTTGCACCAATTTAATGGTGGCACTTGCTGATGGAGGTGAAGAACATCGCGGCCTTATATCGTACGCTTGTTTCTTAATCTACACTTTGTTTTCGCTTcttgttatattttaa
- the LOC108475168 gene encoding purple acid phosphatase 22-like: MAIPWPKHSLHLLLTMIFFISQTTYTLQIHYIRYPPRQLIDTPHRRSKSDPQQAHISFAGKDYMRVTWITEDKDVPSIVEYGKISGKYNNIIEGDSTRYRYFFYSSEKIHHVKIGPLEPSTMYYYKCGGYGPEFSFKTPPSTFPIEFVVVGDLGQTEWTRSTLAHVDSKDYDVFLLPGDLSYADTHQKLWDSFGRLVEQYANRRPWMTTEGNHEIEFFPWIPRHTFKAYNARWLMPYKESGSTSNLYYSFDVAGSHIVMLGSYIDFKEGSD; encoded by the exons ATGGCAATACCATGGCCTAAGCATTCCTTGCATCTCCTTTTAACAATGATCTTCTTCATCTCTCAAACCACGTACACATTACAAATCCATTATATTCGATATCCTCCTCGACAATTAATCGATACTCCACATCGTCGATCCAAATCCGACCCTCAACAG GCACATATTTCTTTTGCGGGCAAAGATTACATGAGGGTGACTTGGATAACAGAAGATAAAGACGTGCCATCAATAGTAGAATATGGGAAGATTTCTGGGAAATACAATAATATTATTGAGGGAGATAGTACTCGATATCGATACTTCTTTTACAGTTCAGAAAAAATACATCATGTTAAGATTGGACCATTGGAGCCATCAACAATGTATTACTATAAGTGTGGTGGATATGGTCCTGAGTTTTCCTTCAAGACACCTCCTTCAACTTTTCCTATTGAATTTGTTGTGGTTG GCGATCTTGGACAAACTGAATGGACAAGATCAACTTTAGCACATGTCGATAGCAAAGACTATGATGTGTTTCTATTACCAGGCGATCTGTCATATGCCGATACACACCAAAAACTATGGGATTCATTCGGCCGCCTGGTGGAGCAATATGCCAACCGTCGCCCTTGGATGACGACAGAAGGGAACCACGAGATTGAGTTCTTCCCTTGGATCCCTCGTCACACTTTTAAAGCCTATAATGCTCGTTGGCTAATGCCATACAAGGAGAGTGGATCCACCTCCAATTTATATTATTCTTTCGACGTTGCCGGTTCACATATCGTGATGTTGGGGTCTTATATAGATTTTAAGGAGGGTTCTGATTAG
- the LOC108466345 gene encoding purple acid phosphatase 22-like codes for MTPWVVVVVHVPWYNTNSAHKGEGESMRKAMEELLYKARVDIVFAGHVHAYERFNRIYDKKPNPCGPVYITIGDGGNREGLALKFEGPTPELSLYREPSFGHGRLRLVDESRAHWSWHRNNDSQSLVADQVWLQSLTTIKSCWLTTVHKDGSYIKNDEL; via the exons ATGACGCCttgggtggtggtggtggtgcaTGTGCCATGGTATAATACTAATTCGGCACATAAAGGTGAAGGGGAAAGCATGAGGAAAGCAATGGAAGAATTGTTGTATAAAGCACGAGTTGATATTGTTTTCGCTGGACATGTTCATGCATATGAACGATTT AACAGAATTTATGACAAGAAGCCTAACCCATGTGGCCCGGTTTACATAACCATAGGCGATGGAGGAAACCGAGAAGGGCTGGCATTAAA GTTTGAAGGTCCTACTCCAGAGCTTTCACTTTATAGGGAACCAAGCTTTGGACATGGTCGATTAAGGTTGGTAGATGAAAGTCGAGCACATTGGTCATGGCACCGCAACAATGACTCCCAATCACTTGTTGCCGACCAGGTTTGGCTACAAAGTTTAACTACGATCAAATCGTGTTGGCTGACTACAGTCCATAAAGACGGCTCATACATTAAAAATGATGAACTATAA
- the LOC108474784 gene encoding zinc finger A20 and AN1 domain-containing stress-associated protein 6-like, with product MAEEHKCQAPEGHRLCVNNCGFLGSPATMNLCSKCYRDFRLKEQQQASSAKSSISTSPSSSSTAVESVSQVPLLTLPEVKGVPLVVSAVAISPVTKQKPQQQQQQQQQQQQQQQQQPTRCTVCRKRVGLTGFKCKCGITFCGSHRYPENHGCTFDFKKIGREKIARANPVVKAEKIVRI from the coding sequence atGGCGGAGGAACATAAATGCCAAGCGCCGGAAGGTCACCGTCTTTGTGTTAATAACTGTGGTTTCTTAGGAAGTCCGGCGACGATGAATCTTTGTTCTAAATGTTACAGAGATTTCCGACTTAAAGAACAACAACAAGCTTCTTCGGCTAAATCGTCTATCTCTACCTCTCCTTCATCTTCGTCAACGGCAGTCGAATCTGTTTCTCAGGTACCTCTCCTGACTCTCCCTGAAGTCAAAGGAGTTCCGCTGGTTGTTTCGGCTGTCGCGATCTCTCCGGTGACGAAACAGAAACCACAACAGCAACAGCAACAGCAACAGCAgcagcaacaacaacaacaacagcaACCGACTCGGTGCACTGTTTGCAGGAAACGGGTCGGGTTGACCGGATTCAAGTGCAAGTGCGGGATTACGTTTTGCGGGTCACACAGGTACCCGGAAAATCATGGATGCACGTTCGATTTCAAGAAGATTGGGCGAGAGAAGATTGCACGTGCCAATCCCGTGGTCAAAGCAGAGAAGATCGTGAGGATTTGA